A single genomic interval of Pseudochaenichthys georgianus chromosome 3, fPseGeo1.2, whole genome shotgun sequence harbors:
- the pcdh20 gene encoding protocadherin-20 — MFNRRHPSLSKRGVIWGLWVILLYTSPPSCFANVSQAKQLIYKIKEGLPGGTFIGAIGEDLHLDFTVEPPFLFNLPQKKVNGQYVNLNSTTGQLYTSATEIDRETLCPDNSGGRGCVLSLDVFVLPQQHFQLVKVKIFIEDVNDNRPKFPVDEICMYVPENTHINARFAVEHSAGDPDLGPNGVQTYWLVNDFGMFTLDVEQNEGGELTPFLIVTEALDRETQAEYITDIIAEDGGTPPLLGAATFKIVITDVNDNCPKFKESQMNVTLHGNTTKGGHLARLHAFDPDLGANAQISYAYSERVPRDTRSLFHLDRITGVIKLAGKIDTGTATFYKLTILANGPGCIPAVATVSVHIIKVVTGPPAVIPRYIAPENDGELTIKESEQAFSPIAFFTVKNIDINQRVDCHLEGTGPFRLSPYQTLKNEYLLETTEPLDYEKTQEYELIVVATSSQGLVIKTFLKVQVLDENDNAPVFQQALVEVSVEENNPPNTFLTQFQATDQDSEGRGEVIYLLGGDAPGIFVIDRVTGVLTVTTSLDREEKETYRFIVRAVDQGTPRRESLATVVVTVQDRNDNSPRFIDKDFTFFVPENFPGYGEIGVLSVTDADAEENGWVALSILNGSDIFLIDTGRGALRAKTSLDREQQGTYQLWIEAVDGGEPALSCVTMVTVLLLDVNDNPPIVLFPQSNQSYMLVLPNTLPGTSITEVYAVDKDTGMNAVIAYSIIKRKGGEPGSFAIDPETGNITLKRELSNRGLYSLLVKVTDHGQPEPLYSTVMVNFFVNETVSNESYIQSLLTREAGIEVEERPWFKGQMTQGPERYELFPCQPVLIALSVTCLGLFFTVVTLTSYICCKRFKKQRKKGSEVERPLKKKNDSIQGVNRKLRPISNI, encoded by the exons atgttcaacagaagacaCCCCAGCCTTAGCAAAAGAGGAGTAATATGG GGATTGTGGGTGATCTTGCTTTACACCAGCCCTCCTTCCTGTTTTGCAAATGTCAGCCAAGCAAAACAGCTGATCTATAAGATAAAGGAGGGATTACCAGGAGGAACCTTCATAGGTGCCATTGGAGAAGACTTACATTTGGATTTCACGGTGGAGCCCCCCTTTTTATTCAATCTTCCACAAAAGAAGGTCAATGGACAGTATGTGAACCTTAATAGCACGACCGGGCAGCTCTACACATCTGCTACAGAGATTGACAGGGAGACCCTCTGTCCTGACAACTCCGGGGGAAGGGGATGTGTCCTTTCACTGGATGTGTTTGTGTTGCCTCAGCAGCACTTCCAGCTTGTCAAAGTAAAGATATTTATAGAGGATGTGAATGACAACAGGCCTAAGTTTCCTGTGGATGAGATCTGTATGTATGTCCCAGAAAACACTCACATCAATGCTCGGTTTGCGGTGGAGCATTCTGCAGGTGACCCGGACCTGGGTCCTAATGGAGTGCAGACCTACTGGCTTGTTAATGACTTTGGAATGTTCACACTTGATGTAGAGCAGAATGAGGGAGGCGAGCTGACTCCCTTCCTCATTGTGACAGAGGCTTTGGACCGAGAGACCCAGGCTGAATATATAACAGATATCATAGCAGAGGATGGTGGGACCCCTCCTCTTCTTGGAGCAGCTACTTTTAAAATTGTGATCACAGATGTGAATGATAACTGTCCCAAATTCAAAGAGTCACAAATGAATGTCACTCTGCATGGGAATACCACCAAAGGGGGACATTTGGCACGTCTGCATGCTTTTGACCCTGACCTTGGTGCTAATGCTCAGATCAGCTATGCTTACAGTGAACGTGTGCCAAGGGACACCAGGAGCTTGTTCCATTTGGACAGGATCACAGGAGTGATCAAGCTAGCTGGGAAGATAGACACCGGTACAGCCACGTTTTACAAACTTACCATTCTTGCCAATGGACCTGGTTGTATCCCTGCAGTTGCAACTGTTTCTGTCCATATCATCAAGGTTGTTACAGGACCCCCTGCAGTCATTCCCCGATACATTGCACCGGAAAATGATGGAGAGTTGACAATAAAGGAATCTGAGCAAGCCTTTTCTCCAATTgctttttttactgtcaaaaATATTGATATTAACCAAAGAGTGGACTGTCATTTAGAAGGGACTGGTCCCTTCAGGCTTAGCCCTTATCAAACGTTGAAGAATGAATACCTGTTGGAAACTACAGAGCCTCTGGATTATGAGAAGACACAGGAGTATGAGCTAATTGTGGTTGCTACGAGTTCTCAAGGGCTTGTCATCAAGACCTTCCTCAAGGTGCAAGTATTGGATGAGAATGATAATGCACCAGTGTTTCAGCAGGCTTTGGTGGAAGTATCTGTAGAAGAGAACAATCCGCCAAATACCTTTCTGACCCAGTTCCAAGCCACAGACCAGGACAGCGAAGGTCGAGGGGAAGTCATCTACCTTCTTGGAGGAGACGCCCCAGGGATCTTTGTGATAGATCGTGTGACAGGTGTCCTGACTGTTACCACATCGCTGGACCGTGAGGAGAAAGAGACATACCGTTTCATAGTGAGAGCCGTAGACCAGGGGACACCCAGGAGGGAGTCGCTTGCAACTGTGGTGGTGACTGTGCAAGACCGCAATGACAACAGTCCACGCTTCATCGATAAGGACTTCACGTTCTTTGTGCCAGAGAACTTCCCGGGGTATGGTGAGATCGGTGTCCTCTCTGTGACTGATGCCGATGCTGAGGAAAATGGTTGGGTGGCCCTGTCCATCCTGAATGGCAGCGACATCTTCTTGATAGACACAGGCAGAGGGGCACTGAGGGCCAAGACCTCACTGGACCGTGAGCAACAAGGGACATATCAGCTGTGGATAGAGGCCGTCGATGGTGGAGAGCCTGCTCTGTCCTGCGTTACTATGGTCACAGTGCTGTTGTTGGATGTAAATGACAACCCACCTATTGTCCTCTTCCCCCAGTCCAATCAGTCTTACATGCTGGTTTTACCCAATACACTACCAGGAACATCAATAACAGAAGTCTACGCTGTGGATAAGGATACAGGAATGAATGCTGTGATCGCCTATAGTATCATTAAGAGGAAAGGGGGAGAGCCAGGGTCATTTGCCATTGACCCAGAAACAGGAAATATCACATTAAAGAGGGAGCTTAGCAATCGGGGCCTCTACAGCCTTCTGGTGAAGGTCACTGATCATGGTCAGCCTGAACCGCTTTACTCAACAGTCATGGTTAACTTCTTTGTCAATGAAACAGTGAGCAACGAGAGCTACATCCAGAGCCTGCTGACCAGGGAGGCTGGGATTGAGGTAGAGGAGAGGCCCTGGTTTAAAGGCCAGATGACACAGGGGCCTGAGAGGTATGAGTTGTTCCCCTGTCAGCCTGTCCTTATTGCTCTTTCTGTGACATGTCTAGGACTTTTCTTCACAGTTGTTACTCTGACATCTTACATATGCTGTAAAAGATTTAAAAAGCAGCGAAAGAAAGGATCAGAAGTGGAGagacctttgaaaaagaagaatgaCTCGATTCAGGGTGTAAACAGAAAGCTCAGGCCGATATCTAACATCTGA